One region of Bradyrhizobium betae genomic DNA includes:
- a CDS encoding ABC transporter ATP-binding protein: MVETVIADAPAKASTGGNILQVRNLEAWYGESHILHGINFDVNAGEVVTLLGRNGAGKTTTLKSIMGIIGKRTGSVKFNNQDIIRATSDKIARMGIAFCPEERGIFSSLDVRENLLLPPVVRPGGLPLEQIFDLFPNLKERLNSQGTKLSGGEQQMLAIARILRTGASFLMLDEPTEGLAPVIIQQIGHTIARLKKEGFTILLVEQNFRFASTVADRYYVVEHGKIIDGFSNSELAANMDKLHTYLGV, encoded by the coding sequence ATGGTTGAGACTGTGATTGCGGACGCCCCGGCAAAGGCCTCGACCGGAGGCAACATCCTCCAGGTGCGCAACCTGGAAGCCTGGTACGGCGAGTCCCACATCCTGCACGGGATCAATTTCGACGTGAACGCCGGCGAGGTCGTCACCCTGCTCGGGCGCAACGGCGCCGGCAAGACCACCACGCTGAAGTCGATCATGGGCATCATCGGCAAGCGCACCGGCTCGGTGAAGTTCAACAACCAGGACATCATTCGCGCGACTTCCGACAAGATCGCGCGGATGGGCATCGCGTTCTGCCCGGAAGAGCGTGGGATTTTCTCCAGTCTCGATGTGCGGGAGAATTTGTTGCTTCCGCCGGTGGTCCGCCCGGGCGGATTGCCGCTCGAGCAGATCTTCGACCTGTTTCCCAATCTGAAGGAACGTCTCAACAGCCAGGGCACGAAGCTGTCCGGCGGTGAGCAGCAGATGCTCGCGATCGCGCGCATCCTGCGCACCGGCGCGAGCTTCCTGATGCTGGACGAGCCGACCGAAGGTCTTGCGCCTGTCATCATCCAGCAGATCGGCCACACGATTGCGCGGCTCAAGAAGGAGGGCTTTACGATCCTCCTGGTCGAGCAGAACTTCCGCTTCGCATCGACCGTCGCCGACCGCTACTACGTGGTCGAGCATGGCAAGATCATTGACGGATTCTCCAATTCGGAGCTTGCCGCCAACATGGACAAGCTCCACACCTATCTCGGCGTCTAA
- a CDS encoding branched-chain amino acid ABC transporter permease: MQALYAQLLVGLINGSFYALLSLGLAVIFGMLNIINFAHGAVYMMGAFVAYFLLNLGGINYWWALLIAPIIVGIFGMILERTMLQWLTGLDHLYGLLLTFGIALIVQGVFQNYFGSSGLPYAIPDQLKGGMNLGFMFLPVYRGWVVIFSLVVCIATWFLIEKTRLGAYLRAATENPTLVRAFGVNVPRMITLTYGLGVGLAALAGVLSAPINQVRPLMGADLIIVVFAVVVIGGMGSIMGSIITGFALGVIEGLTKYFYPEASNTVVFVLMVLVLLVKPTGLTGRAA, from the coding sequence ATGCAGGCTCTTTACGCTCAGCTACTGGTGGGACTGATCAACGGCTCGTTTTACGCGCTGCTCAGTCTCGGGCTCGCCGTGATCTTCGGCATGCTCAACATCATCAATTTCGCCCATGGCGCGGTCTACATGATGGGCGCCTTCGTCGCCTATTTTCTGTTGAACCTCGGCGGCATCAATTACTGGTGGGCGCTGCTGATCGCGCCGATCATCGTCGGTATCTTCGGCATGATCCTGGAACGGACCATGCTGCAATGGCTGACCGGGCTCGATCATCTCTACGGCCTGCTGCTGACCTTCGGCATCGCCTTGATCGTGCAGGGCGTGTTCCAGAACTACTTCGGCTCCTCCGGCCTGCCTTACGCCATTCCGGACCAGCTCAAGGGCGGCATGAATCTCGGCTTCATGTTCCTGCCCGTCTATCGCGGCTGGGTCGTCATATTCTCGCTGGTGGTGTGTATCGCCACCTGGTTCCTGATCGAGAAGACGCGGCTCGGCGCATACCTGCGCGCCGCCACTGAAAATCCGACGCTGGTGCGGGCCTTCGGCGTCAACGTGCCGCGCATGATCACGCTGACCTACGGTCTGGGCGTCGGCCTTGCCGCGCTCGCCGGCGTGCTCTCGGCGCCGATCAACCAGGTGCGGCCCCTGATGGGCGCAGACCTCATCATCGTGGTGTTCGCGGTGGTCGTGATCGGCGGCATGGGATCGATCATGGGCTCCATCATCACCGGCTTCGCGCTCGGTGTGATCGAGGGCCTGACCAAGTATTTCTACCCCGAGGCCTCCAACACCGTCGTGTTCGTGCTGATGGTGCTGGTGCTCTTGGTGAAGCCAACGGGATTGACGGGAAGGGCGGCCTGA
- a CDS encoding inorganic phosphate transporter has translation MDAALGLPVLVGLIAVALLFDFLNGLHDAANSIATIVSTRVLRPQFAVFWAAFFNFVAFMVFGLHVAQTIGTGIIDPAIVDAQVIFAALVGAIVWNLVTWALGIPSSSSHALIGGLFGAGVAKAGVSAAVWSGLSKTVIAIVLSPLVGFLLAMVLVAIVSWASVRSTPFAVDRAFRILQFASASLYSLGHGGNDAQKTMGIIAVLLYSQGQLGGEFFVPFWVVLSCQAAMAMGTLMGGWRIVRTMGLRITKLTPMQGFCAETGGAATLFMATFLGVPVSTTHTITGAIVGVGAARRLSAVRWNVASSIVYAWVITMPASAIVAALTWWAVKIFVR, from the coding sequence GTGGATGCTGCGTTGGGTCTTCCCGTCCTGGTCGGATTGATTGCCGTCGCGCTGCTGTTCGATTTCCTGAACGGCCTGCACGATGCCGCCAATTCGATCGCGACCATCGTTTCCACCCGGGTGCTGCGGCCGCAATTTGCGGTGTTCTGGGCTGCTTTCTTCAATTTCGTTGCCTTCATGGTGTTCGGGCTGCACGTCGCCCAGACCATCGGCACCGGCATCATCGATCCCGCGATCGTCGATGCGCAGGTGATCTTCGCAGCCCTCGTCGGCGCCATCGTCTGGAACCTCGTGACCTGGGCGCTCGGCATCCCGTCATCATCGTCGCACGCGCTGATCGGCGGCTTGTTCGGTGCTGGCGTCGCCAAGGCCGGGGTTTCGGCGGCGGTCTGGAGCGGATTGTCCAAGACGGTGATCGCGATCGTGCTGTCTCCGTTGGTCGGATTCCTGCTCGCGATGGTGCTGGTGGCGATCGTGTCCTGGGCGTCGGTACGGTCGACGCCGTTCGCGGTCGACCGTGCCTTCCGCATCCTGCAGTTCGCCTCTGCCTCGCTCTATTCGCTCGGCCATGGCGGCAATGATGCGCAGAAGACCATGGGCATCATTGCCGTACTGCTCTATTCGCAGGGCCAACTCGGCGGCGAATTCTTCGTGCCATTCTGGGTCGTGCTGTCGTGCCAGGCGGCGATGGCGATGGGGACGCTGATGGGCGGTTGGCGCATCGTGCGCACGATGGGATTGCGCATTACCAAGCTGACGCCGATGCAGGGCTTTTGCGCCGAAACCGGCGGCGCCGCCACGCTGTTCATGGCGACCTTCCTCGGGGTTCCCGTCTCGACCACCCATACCATCACCGGCGCCATCGTCGGTGTCGGCGCGGCCCGCCGCCTCTCGGCGGTGCGCTGGAACGTCGCCAGCTCGATCGTCTATGCCTGGGTGATCACGATGCCGGCCTCGGCGATCGTCGCGGCTCTGACCTGGTGGGCGGTCAAGATCTTCGTCAGGTGA
- a CDS encoding ABC transporter substrate-binding protein: MTKSIASLLLGTALAVTTAGVAFAQDKTVKIGALSDQSGLYADLGGPGSTLAAQMAVEDSGLVGKGWKIDIISGDHQNKPDIGTAIARQWFDVDKVDIIVDVPNSGVALAVNNVIKEKNGVYINSGAATSDLTNAQCSPNTVHWTYDTYMLAHTTGQALVKAGGDTWFFLTADYAFGAALERDTTAVVTANGGKVIGGVKHPLNTPDFSSFLLQAQASKAKIIGLANAGGDTTNSIKQAAEFGIVKGGQKLAALLLFLTDVKAIGLETAQGLNFTETFYWDMNDQTRAFSKKFSEKMKNGAMPTMVQAGVYAGVRHYLKALEALGGNPHDGVKVVEKMKSMPTEDDLFGKGEIQPNGRTIHSAYLFEVKKPSESKGPWDFYKLVGTVSGDQAFTPLSESKCALLKK, from the coding sequence ATGACAAAGTCGATTGCGTCGCTTCTGCTCGGCACGGCGTTGGCCGTCACCACGGCCGGCGTAGCCTTCGCGCAGGACAAGACCGTCAAGATCGGTGCGCTGTCCGATCAGTCCGGCCTCTATGCCGACCTCGGCGGTCCCGGCTCGACGCTCGCCGCCCAGATGGCCGTCGAAGATTCCGGCCTGGTGGGGAAGGGCTGGAAGATCGACATCATCTCGGGCGATCACCAGAACAAGCCCGACATCGGCACCGCGATCGCGCGGCAGTGGTTCGACGTCGACAAGGTCGATATCATCGTCGACGTGCCGAACTCGGGCGTGGCGCTCGCCGTCAACAACGTCATCAAGGAAAAGAACGGCGTCTACATCAATTCCGGTGCGGCGACCTCGGATCTCACCAACGCGCAGTGCTCGCCCAACACCGTGCACTGGACCTACGATACCTACATGCTGGCCCACACCACGGGCCAGGCACTGGTGAAGGCCGGCGGCGACACCTGGTTCTTCCTGACCGCGGACTACGCCTTCGGCGCGGCGCTCGAGCGCGACACCACAGCCGTGGTCACCGCCAATGGCGGCAAGGTGATCGGCGGCGTCAAGCATCCGCTCAATACGCCGGACTTCTCCTCGTTCCTGCTCCAGGCGCAGGCGTCCAAGGCCAAGATCATCGGCCTTGCCAACGCGGGCGGCGACACCACCAATTCGATCAAGCAGGCGGCCGAGTTCGGCATCGTCAAGGGCGGGCAGAAGCTGGCGGCGCTGCTGCTGTTCCTCACCGACGTCAAGGCGATCGGCCTTGAGACCGCGCAGGGCCTCAACTTCACCGAGACGTTCTACTGGGACATGAACGACCAGACCCGCGCCTTCTCCAAGAAATTCTCGGAGAAGATGAAGAACGGCGCGATGCCGACCATGGTGCAGGCGGGCGTCTATGCCGGCGTGCGCCACTATCTCAAGGCGCTGGAGGCGCTCGGCGGCAATCCTCATGACGGCGTCAAGGTGGTCGAGAAGATGAAGTCGATGCCGACCGAAGACGATTTGTTCGGCAAGGGCGAGATCCAGCCGAACGGCCGCACCATCCACAGCGCCTATCTGTTCGAGGTGAAGAAGCCCTCCGAGTCCAAGGGACCGTGGGACTTCTACAAGCTGGTTGGCACGGTGTCGGGCGACCAGGCCTTCACGCCGCTCTCCGAGAGCAAGTGCGCGCTGCTTAAGAAGTAA
- a CDS encoding branched-chain amino acid ABC transporter permease, which translates to MTALTDDTLPVPPRAIRDEMIAFVLMALLLAAVPFSGIYPFFVMQALCFALLACAFNLLIGYGGLLSFGHAMFLGTAGYCSAHALKVWALPPELGILVGVAGAFVLSLITGYISIRRQGIYFSMITLALSQLLYFIYLQAPFTHGEDGIQGIPQGHMFGVFDLSKPTTLYYVVLVGFLAGFLLIYRIINSPFGEVLKAIRENEPRAISLGYRTDQYKFLAFVLSGTLAGFAGSLKVFVAQNASLTDVHWSMSGEVVLMTLVGGLGTIFGPVVGAFAIIAMQQYLAGFGQWVTVIQGSIFVVCVLTFRRGVIGEIAHYFRRSL; encoded by the coding sequence ATGACAGCCTTGACGGACGACACGCTGCCGGTGCCCCCGCGCGCCATTCGCGATGAGATGATCGCGTTCGTGCTGATGGCCCTGTTGCTGGCCGCGGTGCCATTTAGCGGCATCTACCCGTTCTTCGTGATGCAGGCGCTGTGCTTCGCGCTGCTCGCCTGCGCGTTCAATCTTCTGATCGGCTATGGCGGCCTGCTGTCGTTTGGGCATGCGATGTTCTTGGGCACGGCCGGCTATTGCAGCGCGCATGCGCTGAAAGTGTGGGCGCTGCCGCCGGAGCTCGGCATCCTCGTCGGCGTCGCTGGTGCCTTCGTGCTCTCGCTCATCACCGGCTACATCTCGATCCGCCGCCAGGGCATCTACTTCTCGATGATCACGCTGGCGCTGTCGCAACTCCTTTACTTTATCTATCTCCAGGCACCGTTCACCCATGGTGAAGACGGCATCCAGGGCATCCCGCAAGGGCACATGTTCGGCGTGTTCGATCTCTCCAAGCCGACGACCCTGTACTACGTCGTACTGGTCGGCTTCCTCGCCGGCTTCCTTCTGATCTACCGCATCATCAACTCGCCGTTCGGCGAGGTGCTGAAGGCGATCCGCGAGAACGAGCCGCGCGCGATCTCGCTCGGCTACCGGACCGACCAGTACAAGTTCCTGGCGTTCGTCCTGTCGGGCACGCTCGCCGGCTTTGCCGGTTCGCTGAAAGTGTTCGTGGCGCAGAACGCCTCGCTCACCGACGTGCACTGGTCGATGTCGGGCGAGGTCGTGCTGATGACGCTGGTCGGCGGTCTCGGCACCATCTTCGGTCCCGTGGTCGGCGCCTTCGCGATCATCGCCATGCAGCAATATCTGGCGGGGTTCGGCCAGTGGGTGACGGTGATCCAGGGCTCGATCTTCGTGGTCTGCGTGCTCACCTTCCGCCGTGGCGTCATCGGTGAAATCGCGCATTACTTCCGGCGCTCGCTCTAA
- a CDS encoding DUF47 domain-containing protein — MMRWFRAFLPKEERFFDLFDRHAKTVIQGSIALQGMLNGGEETPVYCQRVNQFENDADNITREVLTAVRRTFITPFDRGDIKNLITSMDDAIDQMQQTAKAVMLFEVRTFEPPMREIGGLLIECANLVGRALPLMQEIGKNVAMLTAITEELTKLEGRVDDLHDIGMKELFLKHRDGSAMDFIVGVEIYDHLEKVADRFDDVANEINSIVIEQV; from the coding sequence ATGATGCGATGGTTTCGCGCTTTCCTGCCCAAGGAAGAACGGTTCTTCGACCTGTTCGACCGCCACGCCAAGACCGTGATCCAGGGTTCGATCGCGCTTCAGGGCATGCTCAACGGGGGTGAGGAGACGCCGGTCTACTGTCAGCGCGTCAACCAGTTCGAGAACGACGCCGACAACATCACCCGTGAAGTGCTGACGGCGGTGCGCCGCACCTTCATCACCCCGTTCGATCGCGGCGACATCAAGAACCTCATCACGTCGATGGACGATGCGATCGACCAGATGCAGCAGACCGCCAAGGCCGTGATGCTGTTCGAGGTCCGCACTTTCGAGCCGCCGATGCGCGAGATCGGCGGGCTCCTGATCGAATGCGCCAATCTGGTCGGCCGCGCGCTGCCGCTGATGCAGGAGATCGGCAAGAACGTCGCCATGCTGACCGCGATTACGGAAGAACTGACCAAGCTTGAGGGCCGGGTCGACGACCTCCACGACATCGGGATGAAGGAGCTGTTCCTGAAGCATCGCGACGGCAGCGCGATGGATTTCATCGTCGGCGTCGAGATCTACGATCACCTCGAAAAGGTGGCCGACCGTTTCGACGACGTCGCGAACGAGATCAACAGCATCGTCATCGAGCAAGTGTAG